From a region of the Triticum aestivum cultivar Chinese Spring chromosome 7D, IWGSC CS RefSeq v2.1, whole genome shotgun sequence genome:
- the LOC123168808 gene encoding expansin-like A4, giving the protein MAALPQLLLIISPAAVAVLTLLLASAPGARAHASSSSSSATYRCGWCPRRSTASILPPGAGALTGAACGYGGQAAEMAVDGGFHIAAVSAGFFRGGQACGACYQLRCRGRSACAAGGVKVVVVADVAETNMTGGGAGGRFLLAKDAFAALATPDRNAELADADVDVDFRRIPCAYKSKNLAVKVEETSSRDRGYLALRFLYQGGQTDIAAVEVAQAVTGSSGTNNEAAPPQTSWQYMARREASPSVWRTSRVPTGPLQLRLVVTAGSGGKWLRADGAVLPAEWQPGAVYDTGLRVTDVAANTCGAASCSAMDEVDDNEQLR; this is encoded by the coding sequence ATGGCCGCCTTGCCGCAGCTGCTTCTGATCATCTCCCCCGCGGCGGTTGCCGTCCTGACCCTGCTGCTGGCCTCGGCGCCGGGAGCGCGGGCTCACGcctcctcgtcctcgtcatcgGCGACGTACCGCTGCGGCTGGTGCCCGCGCAGGTCCACCGCGTCCATCCTCCCTCCTGGCGCCGGCGCCCTCACCGGCGCCGCCTGCGGGTATGGTGGCCAGGCGGCGGAGATGGCCGTCGACGGGGGGTTCCACATTGCGGCCGTCAGCGCCGGTTTCTTCCGCGGCGGCCAGGCCTGCGGCGCCTGCTACCAGCTGAGGTGCAGGGGCCGGAGCGCGTGCGCGGCGGGCGGCGTCAAGGTCGTCGTCGTCGCCGACGTGGCAGAGACGAACATGACCGGTGGTGGTGCCGGTGGGCGGTTTCTGCTCGCCAAGGACGCCTTCGCCGCCTTGGCCACGCCAGACCGTAACGCCGAGCTCGCGGACGCAGACGTCGACGTGGACTTCAGGAGGATTCCCTGCGCGTACAAGAGCAAGAACCTGGCGGTTAAAGTGGAGGAGACGAGCAGCAGGGACCGGGGCTACCTCGCCCTCCGCTTCCTCTACCAGGGCGGCCAGACCGACATCGCCGCCGTCGAGGTCGCGCAGGCGGTCACCGGTTCGagcggcaccaacaacgaggctgCGCCGCCGCAGACATCGTGGCAGTACATGGCCCGGCGCGAGGCGTCCCCGTCGGTGTGGCGCACGTCGCGCGTGCCGACCGGTCCGCTGCAGCTCCGGCTTGTGGTCACCGCGGGCTCCGGCGGCAAGTGGCTGCGCGCCGACGGGGCGGTGCTCCCCGCGGAGTGGCAGCCCGGCGCTGTCTACGACACCGGCCTGCGCGTCACCGACGTCGCCGCAAACACCTGCGGcgccgcctcctgctccgccaTGGACGAGGTCGACGACAACGAGCAGCTCCGATGA